The proteins below are encoded in one region of Casimicrobium huifangae:
- a CDS encoding SDR family oxidoreductase — MSFTNQTIVITGASDGIGAELARQLAREKPKLVLAARRREALQAVASQCEALGATTLIVPTDVSIEADCRALIAAAVAKFGRIDALVNNAGVSMHANFDEISDTAVYENLMRINLMGSVWPTHAALPHLKASKGLIVAVASLAGLVGVPGRTTYCATKFAQTGFFEALRTELQPQGVDVTIVYPGVVATEIRRNGWNAAGERAGSSGLSEDKAMSVEECAGLIVAAMRSRKRDEVMSFKGKLGRWLKLIAPARVDAMARAALNKKQ; from the coding sequence ATGTCATTCACCAACCAGACCATCGTGATTACCGGCGCCTCTGACGGCATTGGCGCCGAGCTGGCACGCCAATTGGCACGCGAAAAACCAAAGTTGGTGCTTGCTGCGCGCCGACGTGAAGCGCTACAGGCAGTGGCCAGTCAATGTGAGGCACTCGGCGCGACCACGCTGATCGTGCCGACGGACGTATCGATCGAGGCCGACTGCCGGGCGCTGATCGCGGCGGCCGTCGCAAAGTTCGGGCGCATCGACGCGCTGGTAAACAACGCTGGCGTCTCCATGCACGCCAACTTCGACGAGATCAGCGACACCGCTGTCTACGAGAACCTGATGCGCATCAACCTGATGGGCAGTGTGTGGCCAACGCATGCTGCGCTGCCGCATCTGAAGGCGAGCAAAGGGCTGATCGTCGCGGTGGCCAGTCTGGCCGGGCTGGTGGGCGTGCCGGGCCGCACCACCTATTGCGCCACCAAGTTCGCGCAGACCGGCTTTTTCGAGGCGCTGCGAACCGAGCTGCAGCCGCAGGGCGTGGATGTCACCATCGTCTACCCGGGTGTGGTCGCGACCGAAATCCGGCGCAACGGCTGGAATGCCGCCGGTGAGCGGGCCGGCAGTTCCGGTCTGAGTGAGGACAAGGCGATGAGCGTGGAGGAATGCGCCGGCCTGATCGTGGCGGCGATGCGTTCACGCAAGCGCGACGAGGTGATGAGCTTCAAGGGCAAGCTCGGGCGCTGGTTGAAGCTGATCGCGCCAGCGCGGGTGGACGCGATGGCGCGGGCGGCGCTCAACAAGAAGCAGTAG
- a CDS encoding NAD(P)H-dependent flavin oxidoreductase has translation MSIPAFLENKLSLPVIAAPLFIISHPPLTLAQCLAGVIGAFPALNARPKEQLDDWLAELTEKLAAAQAAEPKRRIAPYAVNQIVHSSNDRLDHDMQLCEKYKAPMLITSLRAPGDVVKQAHAWGGVVFHDVISIRHAEKALEAGVDGLILVCAGAGGHAGMLSPFALVREVRRFYDGPIALSGAIAHGASILAAQAMGADFAYMGTRFIATEEARAVEGYKQMIVDSTAQDIVYSSLFTGIHGNYLKESVRKAGLDPDNLPSADKTAMNFGQGAVKAWKDIWGSGQGVGQMDDVPATAVLVERLKAEYRDAVAATQQKTAAFA, from the coding sequence ATGTCAATACCCGCTTTTTTAGAGAACAAACTCAGTTTGCCGGTGATCGCGGCACCGCTGTTCATCATCTCGCATCCACCGCTGACGCTGGCGCAATGCCTCGCCGGCGTCATCGGCGCCTTTCCCGCGCTGAACGCGCGCCCGAAGGAGCAGCTTGATGACTGGCTGGCCGAGCTGACCGAGAAGCTCGCCGCCGCGCAGGCGGCCGAGCCGAAGCGTCGTATCGCGCCCTACGCGGTGAACCAGATCGTGCATTCGAGCAATGACCGGCTTGATCACGACATGCAGCTTTGCGAAAAGTACAAGGCACCGATGCTGATTACTTCATTGCGCGCGCCCGGCGACGTGGTGAAGCAGGCGCATGCCTGGGGCGGTGTGGTGTTCCACGATGTGATCTCGATTCGCCACGCCGAAAAGGCGCTGGAGGCGGGCGTTGACGGGCTGATTCTCGTGTGCGCTGGCGCCGGCGGTCATGCGGGCATGCTGTCGCCATTTGCGCTGGTGCGTGAAGTGCGGCGCTTCTACGATGGCCCGATCGCGCTCTCGGGCGCAATCGCCCACGGCGCCAGCATCCTGGCGGCGCAGGCGATGGGCGCGGACTTCGCCTACATGGGCACCCGCTTCATCGCGACCGAAGAGGCGCGCGCTGTTGAGGGCTACAAGCAGATGATCGTCGATTCCACGGCGCAGGACATCGTCTACTCATCCTTGTTCACCGGCATTCACGGCAATTACCTGAAAGAGTCCGTCCGCAAGGCCGGGCTCGACCCCGACAATCTGCCCAGCGCTGACAAGACGGCGATGAACTTCGGGCAGGGCGCCGTGAAGGCATGGAAGGACATCTGGGGCTCAGGGCAGGGCGTGGGCCAGATGGACGACGTGCCGGCGACGGCTGTGCTCGTTGAGCGACTGAAAGCGGAGTACCGCGACGCCGTTGCCGCTACGCAGCAGAAGACGGCGGCGTTTGCGTAG
- a CDS encoding acyl-CoA dehydrogenase family protein: MDLNYSPEQQAFEKEVREFTRANLDPKVARKVLEGSRLEREDYLGWHRALHKKGWVGVGWPKQFGGTGWNSTQQHIFDEVTADEGAPQLIPFGLRMVSPVIMAFGNKEQQDYHLPKILSGESWWCQGYSEPGSGSDLASLKCKAEREGDFYIVNGQKTWTTLGQYADWIFCLVRTSSEGRQQEGISFLLIDMKTPGITVRPIIMLDQEHEVNEVWFDNVKVPVSNRVGEENKGWTYAKFLLGHERTGIAGVGRCKRIVKRLQNVAKQAKSNGRPLIEDVRFRDKLAQVEIDLRALEITLLRVLAAEAEKRAPGPEASLLKIKGSEIQQTLTELTMMAAGPAALPYVREGEHGAADVPWLSDEAFRFASGHYFNFRKTTIYGGSNEIQRNIITQMVLGL; encoded by the coding sequence ATGGACTTGAATTATTCACCGGAGCAACAGGCTTTCGAAAAAGAGGTACGCGAATTTACCCGCGCCAACCTCGATCCAAAAGTAGCCCGCAAAGTGCTCGAAGGCTCCCGTCTCGAACGCGAAGACTATCTTGGCTGGCATCGTGCGCTGCACAAGAAGGGCTGGGTCGGCGTCGGCTGGCCAAAGCAGTTCGGCGGCACCGGCTGGAACTCCACGCAGCAGCACATCTTCGACGAAGTCACCGCCGACGAAGGCGCGCCGCAACTGATTCCGTTCGGGCTGCGCATGGTGTCTCCGGTCATCATGGCGTTCGGCAACAAGGAACAGCAGGACTATCACCTGCCGAAAATTCTCTCCGGCGAAAGCTGGTGGTGCCAGGGCTACAGCGAGCCGGGCTCCGGCTCCGATCTCGCGTCGCTCAAGTGCAAGGCCGAGCGCGAGGGCGATTTCTACATCGTCAACGGCCAGAAAACCTGGACCACGCTGGGCCAATACGCCGACTGGATCTTCTGCCTGGTGCGCACCTCCAGCGAAGGCCGGCAGCAGGAAGGCATTTCGTTCCTGCTGATCGACATGAAGACGCCCGGCATCACGGTGCGGCCCATCATCATGCTCGATCAGGAGCATGAGGTGAACGAAGTCTGGTTCGACAACGTCAAGGTACCGGTCAGCAATCGCGTCGGCGAAGAGAACAAGGGCTGGACTTACGCCAAGTTCCTGCTCGGCCACGAGCGCACCGGTATCGCCGGCGTGGGCCGCTGCAAGCGCATCGTCAAGCGCCTGCAGAACGTCGCCAAACAGGCGAAATCCAACGGTCGCCCGCTGATTGAGGACGTGCGCTTCCGCGACAAACTGGCGCAGGTCGAGATCGATTTGCGCGCACTTGAAATCACGCTGCTGCGCGTGCTCGCCGCCGAGGCCGAGAAGCGCGCCCCGGGCCCCGAGGCCTCGCTGCTCAAGATCAAGGGCTCCGAGATCCAGCAGACGCTGACCGAGCTGACCATGATGGCCGCCGGCCCGGCCGCGCTGCCCTATGTGCGCGAGGGCGAGCATGGCGCGGCCGATGTGCCGTGGCTGTCCGACGAGGCGTTCCGCTTCGCCTCGGGTCACTACTTCAACTTCCGCAAGACCACGATCTACGGTGGGTCGAACGAAATCCAGCGCAACATCATTACGCAAATGGTTCTGGGGCTGTAA
- a CDS encoding acyl-CoA dehydrogenase family protein, producing MDFNLSDEQNALKDSLAKFIDRDYTFDDRWKIIKTAEGWSRKHWNQLAEIGLMALPVAEADGGLGGTGVDTMLVMEELGRGLVVEPYLGCVVLPAALIKAAGNESQRATLSEGLASGETRYAFAHTEPGQRYERNAVAFAATTKGDGYVLNGKKVSVLGGDAADQLLVSATVAGDAGPSLFVVPAGASGIKRFAYPMQDAQRGADIEFANVEVGADALIGERGQAAAAIDYALDVACAALCAEAVGAMAELHKITVEYLKTRKQFGRVIGMNQALQHRAVDMLMHVEMSRSMAMEAAVACDNTNAAARAKAISAAKTLISQGCRYVGQNAVQLHGGIGVTHELNTSHYFKRLTMISVTFGDADWHLGRYGDALLAAA from the coding sequence ATGGACTTCAATCTCTCCGACGAGCAAAACGCGCTCAAGGATTCACTCGCCAAATTCATCGACCGCGACTACACGTTCGACGATCGCTGGAAGATCATCAAGACCGCCGAAGGATGGTCACGCAAACACTGGAACCAGCTTGCCGAAATCGGCCTGATGGCACTGCCGGTCGCTGAGGCGGACGGTGGCCTCGGCGGCACTGGCGTCGACACCATGCTGGTGATGGAAGAGCTCGGGCGCGGTCTCGTTGTCGAGCCCTATCTCGGCTGCGTCGTCCTGCCCGCTGCACTGATCAAGGCTGCGGGCAACGAATCGCAACGCGCCACGTTGAGTGAAGGGCTCGCCAGCGGCGAAACACGGTACGCCTTTGCACACACCGAGCCGGGCCAGCGCTATGAGCGCAACGCCGTCGCGTTCGCGGCGACGACCAAAGGTGACGGTTACGTACTGAACGGCAAGAAGGTCTCGGTGCTCGGTGGCGATGCAGCGGATCAGTTGCTGGTGTCGGCGACGGTGGCCGGTGATGCCGGACCGTCATTGTTCGTGGTGCCGGCAGGCGCAAGCGGCATCAAGCGCTTCGCTTACCCGATGCAGGATGCGCAGCGGGGTGCCGATATTGAATTTGCGAACGTCGAAGTGGGTGCAGACGCGCTGATCGGCGAACGCGGCCAGGCAGCCGCCGCGATTGACTACGCGCTCGACGTCGCCTGCGCTGCGCTCTGCGCAGAAGCCGTGGGCGCGATGGCAGAGCTGCACAAGATCACCGTCGAATACCTGAAGACGCGCAAGCAATTCGGGCGCGTGATCGGCATGAACCAGGCGCTGCAGCACCGCGCGGTGGACATGCTGATGCACGTCGAAATGTCGCGCTCGATGGCAATGGAAGCAGCGGTAGCCTGTGACAACACAAATGCCGCCGCGCGGGCCAAAGCGATCTCAGCGGCAAAGACGCTGATCAGCCAGGGCTGCCGCTACGTCGGGCAGAACGCCGTGCAATTGCATGGCGGTATCGGTGTGACGCACGAACTGAACACGTCACACTACTTCAAGCGCCTGACCATGATCAGCGTCACTTTTGGTGATGCCGACTGGCATCTGGGTCGCTATGGGGATGCGCTGCTCGCAGCGGCCTGA
- a CDS encoding tetratricopeptide repeat protein has protein sequence MARSVLCAARALAAGAIFTLSGVSVAADIDALWDYAKPAESEARFREALKTETGDAALEIETQIARTFSMRRDFVRANSTLDAVAARTSGNTAPRVRIRYLLERGRTLNSSGQFEKAKPLFSDAFQLAQRENEVLLAIDAAHMFGFSKNLDEAMSWNQVAMRLALASELPRAIRWRASIANNMGSTERDRGNLDAAARHFDAALKAHQANGTPLQVRMAWWQVANVKRLQGKLDDALAIQLRLEQEMLAAKEPDEYVYEELAALNTALKRPDEAAKYAEKQNSLKRKP, from the coding sequence GTGGCACGTAGTGTTTTGTGTGCTGCCCGCGCGCTGGCGGCCGGTGCAATTTTCACGTTGAGTGGAGTCAGTGTGGCAGCCGATATTGATGCGCTGTGGGACTACGCCAAACCAGCTGAAAGCGAAGCGCGCTTTCGTGAGGCGCTGAAGACCGAGACGGGCGACGCTGCGCTGGAGATCGAAACGCAGATCGCGCGCACCTTTAGCATGCGGCGCGATTTTGTGCGTGCCAATTCGACGCTGGATGCCGTCGCCGCCCGAACCTCGGGCAACACGGCGCCGCGCGTGCGTATCCGCTACCTGCTGGAGCGTGGCCGCACGCTCAACTCATCCGGTCAGTTCGAGAAGGCGAAGCCGCTGTTTTCGGATGCCTTTCAGTTGGCGCAGCGCGAGAACGAGGTGTTGCTCGCCATTGATGCGGCGCATATGTTTGGCTTCTCGAAGAACCTTGACGAAGCGATGTCATGGAACCAGGTCGCGATGCGCCTCGCGCTCGCGAGCGAGCTGCCGCGCGCGATCCGCTGGCGCGCGTCGATCGCCAACAACATGGGCTCGACTGAGCGGGATCGCGGCAATCTAGACGCTGCTGCCCGACACTTCGACGCGGCGCTAAAGGCACATCAGGCCAACGGCACGCCGCTGCAAGTGCGCATGGCGTGGTGGCAGGTGGCCAATGTGAAGCGTTTGCAAGGCAAGCTCGATGACGCGCTCGCCATCCAGCTGCGGCTGGAGCAGGAAATGCTCGCCGCGAAGGAGCCGGACGAATACGTTTACGAAGAGCTGGCCGCGTTGAACACGGCCCTGAAGCGACCCGATGAAGCGGCGAAGTACGCCGAAAAGCAGAACAGCTTGAAGCGGAAGCCCTGA
- a CDS encoding flavin reductase family protein: MSAAPDTPSVISLAPTDFTADEMYFVLRDAIIPRPIAWVSSIDAQGNTNIAPFSFFNVCSPTPPVLGFSCGPRGEDRSNDAWALKDTWANIRETREFVINLVPESMADEMVRTSDPLPPGASEFAHAGLIPVASTKVKPPRVAGVPVAYECVLREGIALGRSTWVMGDVVQVHIDARCYAGEKRGFKHRVDVLSQVDMRPYARLGSNFYARLREIETLQRRDGGQRGT, translated from the coding sequence ATGAGTGCTGCGCCCGACACTCCGAGCGTCATCTCACTCGCACCGACCGACTTCACGGCGGACGAGATGTACTTTGTGTTGCGCGACGCCATCATCCCGCGCCCGATTGCCTGGGTGTCGAGCATCGACGCGCAGGGCAACACCAACATCGCTCCGTTTTCGTTTTTCAACGTCTGCTCGCCGACGCCACCCGTGCTGGGCTTCAGTTGCGGACCGCGTGGCGAGGATCGCAGTAATGATGCGTGGGCGCTGAAAGACACTTGGGCCAACATCCGCGAGACGCGCGAGTTCGTCATCAATCTGGTGCCGGAATCAATGGCCGACGAGATGGTGCGCACCAGCGACCCATTGCCGCCCGGCGCCAGCGAATTCGCGCATGCCGGTCTGATCCCTGTCGCCTCCACGAAGGTGAAGCCGCCGCGCGTGGCGGGTGTGCCGGTTGCCTACGAATGCGTGCTGCGCGAAGGCATCGCCCTTGGGCGTAGCACCTGGGTGATGGGCGACGTGGTGCAGGTGCATATTGATGCGCGCTGCTACGCGGGCGAGAAGCGTGGCTTCAAGCATCGCGTGGATGTGCTGTCGCAGGTTGATATGCGACCGTACGCCCGGCTGGGCAGCAATTTCTACGCACGTCTCCGCGAGATCGAGACGCTGCAGCGACGCGATGGAGGGCAGCGTGGCACGTAG
- a CDS encoding alpha/beta fold hydrolase translates to MIPTPDRRANVVVPIGDATRNMVVHDWGDERNPRVVVCVHGLSRNGRDFDVVAPALADGYRVLCPDIPGRGESDWYASAADYTIPNYIAAINAMFTQLGVSRYDWIGTSMGGLIGMVMAATPRSKMRRFVINDIGPVIEKAALDRIASYVGRVPTFPSYMALFEAVQPINSSFGPLSDEQKHHMVKTAVHQRADGQWEFKTDPKIGDAFRDGLKQTAMDMWPLWAAVTQPVLVLRGAESDLLSAATVEKMLAAHHGAGRIAEALTIADTGHAPMIMDDPTIAAVKRFLHASPWEAA, encoded by the coding sequence ATGATTCCCACCCCTGATCGTCGCGCCAATGTGGTGGTGCCCATTGGTGACGCCACGCGCAACATGGTGGTGCACGACTGGGGCGACGAGCGCAATCCGCGCGTCGTGGTCTGCGTGCATGGCCTGTCGCGCAACGGTCGCGATTTCGATGTGGTCGCCCCGGCACTGGCGGACGGCTATCGCGTGCTGTGCCCCGACATTCCCGGTCGTGGCGAGAGCGACTGGTACGCCAGCGCGGCGGATTACACGATCCCGAACTACATCGCGGCGATCAACGCAATGTTCACGCAGTTGGGGGTGTCGCGCTACGACTGGATCGGCACCTCGATGGGCGGGCTGATCGGCATGGTGATGGCTGCCACCCCCCGCTCGAAGATGCGCCGCTTCGTCATCAACGACATCGGCCCGGTGATCGAGAAGGCAGCGCTCGACCGCATCGCCTCCTACGTCGGCCGGGTGCCCACCTTCCCAAGCTACATGGCGCTATTCGAGGCGGTGCAACCGATCAATTCCAGCTTCGGCCCGCTCAGCGACGAGCAGAAGCATCACATGGTGAAGACGGCTGTACACCAGCGCGCTGATGGCCAGTGGGAATTCAAGACCGACCCGAAGATTGGCGATGCCTTCCGCGATGGGCTCAAGCAGACGGCGATGGACATGTGGCCGCTGTGGGCCGCGGTCACGCAGCCGGTGCTGGTGTTGCGCGGCGCCGAGTCAGACTTGTTGAGCGCGGCGACCGTCGAGAAGATGCTGGCTGCGCATCACGGCGCCGGTCGCATCGCCGAGGCATTGACCATTGCCGACACCGGTCACGCGCCAATGATCATGGACGATCCGACGATTGCCGCGGTCAAGCGCTTTTTGCATGCGTCGCCGTGGGAGGCCGCATGA
- the rraA gene encoding ribonuclease E activity regulator RraA, giving the protein MPATTDLCDANEAKLADGTLRVLAPNFHRYGKHTMFAGRVKTLKVFEDNSLVRTAVETAGHGQVLVVDGAASLRCALLGGNLGKLAEKNDWAGVVLNAPIRDADEIDACAIGVRALGTCPVKSKKTGAGSFDVPLAFGGVTVKPGDWCYADRDGVLFSDVELA; this is encoded by the coding sequence ATGCCTGCCACTACCGACCTCTGTGATGCCAACGAAGCCAAGCTTGCCGACGGCACGCTGCGTGTGCTGGCGCCCAACTTTCACCGCTACGGCAAGCACACGATGTTTGCTGGCCGGGTGAAGACCTTGAAGGTGTTTGAGGACAACTCGCTGGTGCGCACTGCGGTGGAGACTGCGGGCCACGGGCAGGTGTTGGTGGTGGACGGTGCGGCGTCGCTGCGCTGCGCGTTGCTCGGCGGCAATCTGGGCAAGCTGGCCGAGAAAAATGACTGGGCGGGTGTGGTGCTCAACGCACCGATCCGCGATGCCGACGAGATTGATGCCTGCGCGATTGGCGTGCGTGCGCTTGGCACCTGCCCGGTGAAGAGCAAAAAGACTGGCGCCGGTTCATTCGATGTGCCGCTGGCGTTTGGTGGCGTGACCGTCAAGCCCGGCGACTGGTGCTACGCCGACCGCGACGGCGTACTGTTTTCTGATGTGGAGCTGGCATGA
- a CDS encoding PolC-type DNA polymerase III — translation MGLFDKLFSKLTGGPTPTPVTVPAAVVQSRMDAGITVTITGPAGPSVQVSDAEVAERVLEYAFVLTTDPPVLEAADQWWNEDTHRRRRRESPEKAYAWVLPFVSVEIAKLEQLQAAQEWGPHSAGAIAKELRVLIRERRKAKEPCPELLKALYCMCVVADLSASLKFEGAQPHYMARFVDINELRPIKLDFVAMGYQCIESLSKTDVKWLVEAFGEPAEHESFDARWPHIRRNAVARYCWSELRSSNNNAKSLGLRQRTMQEWLNELVRRNIGYFKESQERVAKRQAYVTELATMLDGAWAATRQPFIVADLETTGLSANTDEVIEFAAILVTPEGGIADEFSTLVRASRLVPAEITRLTGITQDAIDREGQRPADAMKAFAAFVGTHPVFFHNAPFDQVFIKKAAGQTGVKFVNPVHDTLPLARQAWPSLASYKLATLAQHVGAAVPTHRALDDAKATLAVLLAARHRVASDR, via the coding sequence ATGGGCCTGTTCGACAAGCTGTTTTCAAAGCTCACCGGTGGCCCAACGCCTACTCCCGTGACTGTTCCCGCAGCAGTGGTTCAGTCACGAATGGATGCGGGCATCACTGTCACGATTACAGGCCCGGCCGGCCCGTCAGTTCAGGTATCGGATGCCGAGGTCGCGGAGCGCGTCCTCGAGTACGCCTTCGTACTAACCACCGACCCACCTGTGCTCGAAGCCGCCGATCAGTGGTGGAATGAAGACACACATAGACGCCGACGACGCGAGAGCCCGGAAAAGGCTTATGCGTGGGTGCTTCCCTTCGTCTCGGTCGAAATCGCCAAGCTTGAACAGTTGCAAGCCGCGCAGGAGTGGGGGCCGCACAGCGCAGGTGCGATAGCAAAGGAATTGCGCGTGCTCATCCGGGAACGCCGCAAAGCCAAAGAGCCATGCCCAGAACTGTTAAAGGCACTTTACTGTATGTGCGTCGTTGCGGATCTCTCGGCATCACTGAAGTTTGAAGGTGCCCAGCCGCATTACATGGCTCGCTTCGTCGATATCAATGAACTTCGTCCGATCAAGCTTGACTTCGTGGCCATGGGTTACCAATGCATCGAATCGCTGTCCAAGACCGACGTAAAGTGGCTTGTCGAGGCCTTCGGCGAACCTGCCGAACATGAGTCATTCGATGCACGGTGGCCGCACATACGGCGCAATGCCGTGGCCCGCTACTGCTGGAGTGAACTGCGCAGTTCCAACAACAACGCGAAATCTCTGGGCCTGCGTCAGAGGACAATGCAGGAGTGGCTGAACGAGCTAGTCAGACGAAACATCGGTTACTTCAAGGAATCGCAAGAGCGTGTTGCCAAACGTCAGGCCTACGTGACCGAACTCGCCACGATGCTAGACGGGGCTTGGGCTGCAACACGCCAGCCGTTTATCGTGGCCGACCTCGAAACCACCGGATTAAGCGCCAATACCGATGAGGTGATCGAGTTCGCCGCCATACTCGTGACACCAGAAGGCGGCATAGCCGACGAGTTCTCGACACTAGTGCGTGCATCACGGCTCGTTCCAGCCGAAATTACTCGGTTAACGGGAATCACGCAGGATGCCATTGACCGCGAAGGTCAGCGACCAGCTGATGCGATGAAGGCGTTCGCAGCGTTTGTAGGTACGCATCCGGTCTTTTTCCACAACGCACCGTTCGATCAAGTGTTCATCAAGAAGGCGGCGGGTCAGACCGGGGTGAAGTTCGTCAACCCAGTCCACGACACGCTGCCGTTGGCGAGGCAGGCCTGGCCATCGCTTGCCTCGTACAAACTGGCTACGCTGGCGCAGCACGTAGGGGCAGCGGTGCCGACACACCGAGCGCTTGACGACGCCAAGGCTACGTTGGCTGTTCTGCTGGCAGCCCGGCATAGAGTTGCGTCTGATAGGTAG
- a CDS encoding VOC family protein: MNKVTPFLMFNDQLEAAIKFYTATFPGSAVLNVARTGADGPISSAEFVVGGQRFMGYNGGSYFSFSEGVSLYVDCVDQAEVDDYWDKLLKAGATPTACGWIKDPFGLSWQIVPRRFTELIRDNDPKKVKAVMDAMMTMVKLDVAALERAYNGA, translated from the coding sequence ATGAACAAAGTAACCCCCTTCCTGATGTTCAACGATCAGCTGGAAGCGGCGATCAAGTTCTACACGGCGACGTTTCCGGGCTCGGCGGTGCTCAACGTCGCCCGCACGGGTGCGGATGGCCCGATCAGTTCTGCTGAGTTCGTCGTCGGCGGTCAGCGCTTCATGGGCTACAACGGCGGTTCGTACTTCAGCTTCTCGGAGGGTGTATCGCTCTACGTGGACTGCGTGGATCAGGCGGAAGTGGATGACTACTGGGACAAGCTGCTGAAGGCAGGCGCAACGCCCACGGCGTGCGGCTGGATCAAGGACCCGTTTGGCCTCTCGTGGCAAATTGTGCCGAGGCGATTTACCGAGCTGATCCGCGATAACGACCCCAAGAAGGTGAAGGCCGTGATGGACGCCATGATGACGATGGTGAAGCTGGATGTGGCGGCGCTGGAGCGGGCTTACAACGGGGCTTAG
- a CDS encoding AMP nucleosidase yields MTKKSIFIAPAQFDNADAALAQVKLIYNASIAHLRESLQAFVAGEDIGNHVRACYPFVRVHTRTVARADSRLSYGFVHGPGVYETTLTRPDLYSHYYLEQFRLLLKNHGTTLEVGTSAQPIPVHFSFAENDHVEGNLSAERRQLMRDVFDLPDLSVMDDGIANGTYEPPHGAHQPLSLFTGPRVDYSLHRLRHYTGTLPEWFQNFVLFTNYQFYIDEFVRIGHELMNDPNSEYIAFVEPGNVVTRRKGLPPEAIDALGAPPPRLPQMPGYHLLRADHSGITMVNIGVGPANAKTITDHIAVLRPHAWLMLGHCAGLRNSQSLGDYVLAHGYVREDHVLDEELPLWVPIPALAEVQVALETAVADVTKLKGYELKRVLRTGTVASTDNRNWELLPSRGAATSPELRFSQSRAIALDMESATIAANGFRFRVPYGTLLCVSDKPLHGEIKLPGMANHFYRERVNQHLLIGIRAIELMRQAGADHLHSRKLRSFAEVAFQ; encoded by the coding sequence ATGACAAAAAAATCAATATTCATCGCTCCCGCACAATTCGACAACGCCGACGCCGCCCTGGCCCAGGTCAAACTTATCTACAACGCCTCCATCGCGCACCTGCGCGAATCGTTGCAGGCATTCGTCGCCGGCGAAGACATCGGCAATCACGTCCGCGCCTGCTACCCGTTTGTCCGCGTGCACACGCGCACGGTGGCCCGCGCTGATTCACGGCTCTCCTACGGCTTCGTGCATGGCCCCGGCGTCTACGAAACGACGCTGACGCGGCCCGATCTCTACAGCCACTACTACCTTGAGCAATTCCGCCTGCTGCTGAAAAACCACGGCACCACGCTGGAAGTTGGAACCAGCGCGCAGCCAATCCCGGTGCACTTTTCGTTCGCCGAGAACGATCACGTTGAGGGCAATCTCAGTGCCGAGCGCCGGCAACTGATGCGCGACGTGTTCGACCTGCCCGACCTCTCGGTGATGGACGACGGCATCGCCAACGGCACTTATGAGCCACCGCACGGCGCCCACCAGCCGCTGTCGCTGTTCACCGGCCCGCGTGTGGATTACTCGCTGCACCGGCTGCGCCACTACACCGGCACCCTGCCCGAGTGGTTCCAGAACTTTGTGCTGTTCACCAACTACCAGTTCTACATCGACGAATTCGTGCGCATCGGCCATGAGTTGATGAACGACCCGAACAGCGAATACATCGCCTTCGTCGAGCCGGGCAACGTGGTCACCCGCCGCAAGGGCCTGCCGCCGGAAGCGATTGACGCACTGGGTGCGCCACCGCCGCGTCTGCCGCAGATGCCCGGCTATCACCTGCTGCGAGCCGATCACTCCGGCATTACGATGGTCAACATCGGCGTCGGCCCGGCCAACGCCAAGACCATCACCGATCACATCGCCGTGCTGCGCCCGCACGCCTGGCTGATGCTCGGTCACTGCGCCGGCCTGCGCAATTCGCAGTCGCTGGGCGACTACGTGCTCGCCCACGGCTACGTGCGCGAGGATCACGTGCTCGACGAAGAGCTGCCGCTCTGGGTGCCGATCCCGGCGCTCGCCGAAGTGCAGGTTGCGCTCGAAACCGCGGTCGCCGATGTCACCAAGCTCAAGGGCTACGAGCTGAAGCGTGTGCTGCGCACCGGTACCGTCGCCAGCACCGACAACCGCAACTGGGAGCTGCTGCCCTCGCGCGGCGCCGCTACCTCACCCGAGTTGCGCTTCTCGCAAAGCCGTGCCATCGCGCTTGACATGGAGAGCGCCACCATCGCCGCCAACGGCTTCCGCTTCCGGGTGCCCTACGGCACGCTGCTCTGCGTCAGCGACAAGCCGCTGCACGGCGAAATCAAGCTGCCCGGCATGGCCAACCACTTCTACCGCGAACGCGTCAACCAGCACCTGCTGATCGGCATTCGCGCCATCGAGCTGATGCGCCAGGCCGGCGCCGATCACCTGCACAGCCGCAAGCTGCGGAGCTTTGCTGAGGTGGCTTTCCAGTAG